From the Brassica napus cultivar Da-Ae chromosome A8, Da-Ae, whole genome shotgun sequence genome, one window contains:
- the LOC106362257 gene encoding dof zinc finger protein DOF1.1 isoform X2 — MPTNSNHHQHQLHENGSLVSGHGLLSQQLPPCPPNPNPNNHYAAVASGLPARLGGSMAERARQAKAPPPEGALKCPRCDSINTKFCYYNNYNLTQPRYFCKACRRYWTRGGALRNVPVGGGCRKNSKKGKNGNSKSSSSSSKQSSSTVNDPSSNSGQLRTNYQFPFLPTLHNLTQLEGIGLNLTAANGNNQGHQIGSSLMNDLGFLHVGNGRNIAAPISGNIHDNNNNGASSLMSHFNLFDPTTGLHAFQNGGNIVNNVGISFSSTPMVDSRAYQAAPVKMEEQPGLVNLSRPVSGLTSPGNQTNQYLWNSSDFSGPSSNDHHQLL, encoded by the exons ATG ccTACGAATTCAAACCATCATCAGCATCAGCTTCACGAGAATGGAAGTTTAGTGAGCGGCCACGGACTACTTTCTCAACAACTTCCACCTTGCCCaccaaaccctaaccctaacaaCCACTATGCTGCTGTCGCCAGTGGTCTTCCGGCGAGGCTTGGTGGATCCATGGCTGAGAGAGCGAGGCAGGCCAAAGCTCCTCCACCTGAGGGGGCCCTAAAGTGTCCTCGATGCGACTCCATCAACACTAAGTTTTGTTACTACAACAATTACAACCTTACTCAGCCTCGTTACTTCTGCAAGGCTTGCCGCCGCTACTGGACACGTGGCGGCGCCCTGAGGAACGTCCCCGTGGGTGGTGGCTGCCGGAAGAATAGCAAAAAGGGTAAAAATGGCAACTCAAAATCTTCATCTTCGTCGTCCAAACAGTCTTCTTCCACGGTCAACGATCCAAGTTCCAACTCAGGACAGCTAAGGACAAACTATCAGTTCCCGTTTTTACCAACTCTTCACAATCTCACTCAACTAGAAGGTATCGGATTGAATTTAACTGCCGCTAATGGCAACAACCAAGGCCACCAGATTGGTTCTAGTTTGATGAACGATCTAGGGTTTCTTCATGTCGGAAATGGACGAAACATAGCAGCTCCGATTAGTGGAAACATTCATGACAACAACAATAACGGTGCAAGCAGCCTAATGAGCCACTTCAATCTCTTCGATCCAACGACGGGGCTACACGCTTTCCAGAACGGTGGAAATATCGTAAACAACGTCGGAATATCTTTTTCCTCTACGCCCATGGTTGATTCTAGGGCTTACCAGGCCGCTCCAGTGAAGATGGAAGAACAACCCGGTTTGGTTAACTTGTCTAGACCGGTCTCCGGTTTGACGTCTCCCGGGAACCAAACAAACCAGTACCTTTGGAACAGTTCAGATTTCTCGGGTCCTTCTTCTAACGATCACCACCAACTCTTGTGA